From one Meles meles chromosome 18, mMelMel3.1 paternal haplotype, whole genome shotgun sequence genomic stretch:
- the LLGL2 gene encoding LLGL scribble cell polarity complex component 2 isoform X3: MRRFLRSGHDPARERLKRDLFQFNKTVEHGFPHQPSALGYSQSLRILAIGTRSGAVKLYGAPGVEFMGLHRETNAVVQIHFLPGQGQLLTLLDDNSLHLWSLKVKGGASELQEDGSFTLRGPPGAAPSTTRITAVLPHSSRELLYLGTESGNVFVVQLPAFRPLEDRTISSDAVLQRLPEEARQRRVFEMVEALQEHPRDPDRVLIGYSRGLIVVWDLRASCVLCHFLSSQQLENVCWQRDGHVIVSCHSDGSYCQWPVSGDTPRPEPLRSCMPYGPFPCKAITKIFWLTTKQGLPFTIFQGGMPRASYGDRHCISVVHDGQQTAFDFTSRVIDFTVLTEADPAAAFDDPSALVVLAEEELVVIDLQAAGWPPVQPPYLASLHCSAITCSHHVSNIPLKLWERIVAAGSQQHTHFSTMEWPIDGGTSLAPAPPQRDLLLTGHEDGTVRFWDASGVCLRLLYKLSTVRVFLTDTDPSDSLNVQGEDEWPPLRKVGSFDPYSDDPRLGVQKIFLCKYSGYLAVAGTAGQVLVLELNDEEAEHSVAQVEADLLQDQEGYRWKGHERLCARPGPVRFEPGFQPFVLVQCQPPAVVTSLALHSEWRLVAFGTSHGFGLFDHQQRRQVFVKCTLHPSDQLALEGPLSRVKSLKKSLRQSFRRIRRSRVSSRKRRPAGPPGEGQEGAARPERAGVQSMELAPVQRRIEARSAEDSFTGFVRTLYFADTYLRDREETEASRVCQLDLGVTQVVRGKART; encoded by the exons ATGAGGCGGTTCCTGAGGTCAGGACATGACCCTGCGCGGGAGAGGCTCAAGCGGGACCTTTTCCAGTTTAACAAG ACCGTGGAGCACGGCTTCCCACACCAGCCCAGTGCCCTCGGCTACAGCCAGTCTCTGCGCATCCTGGCCATCGGCACCCGCTCCGGAGCCGTCAAACT CTATGGTGCCCCAGGGGTGGAGTTCATGGGGCTGCATCGGGAGACCAACGCTGTGGTACAGATCCACTTCCTACCTGGCCAG ggccagcTGCTCACCCTGCTGGATGACAACAGTCTGCACCTGTGGAGCCTGAAGGTCAAAGGCGGCGCGTCAGAGCTGCAGGAAGATGGGAGTTTCACACTGCGCGGTCCCCCGGG GGCTGCTCCCAGTACCACACGGATCACCGCGGTCCTGCCGCACTCCTCCCGCGAGCTCCTCTATCTGGGCACCGAGAGCGGGAACGTGTTCGTGGTACAGCTGCCGGCCTTCCGCCCGCTGGAGGACCGGACCATCAGCTCGGACGCCGTGCTCCAGCG GTTGCCCGAAGAGGCCCGCCAGCGGCGCGTGTTTGAGATGGTGGAGGCTCTGCAAGAGCACCCCCGCGACCCCGACCGGGTCCTCATCGGCTACAGCCGGGGCCTCATTGTCGTCTGGGACCTGCGGGCCAGCTGCGTGCTCTGCCATTTCCTCAGCAGCCAA CAACTGGAGAACGTCTGCTGGCAGCGGGACGGCCACGTGATTGTCAGCTGCCACTCCGATGGCAGCTACTGCCAGTGGCCTGTTTCCGGGGACACCCCACGGCCAGAACCGCTGCGCAGCTGCATGCCTTACG GTCCTTTTCCTTGCAAAGCCATTACCAAAATCTTCTGGCTGACCACCAAGCAGGG GTTGCCCTTCACCATCTTCCAGGGCGGCATGCCTCGGGCCAGCTACGGGGACCGCCACTGCATCTCGGTGGTCCACGATGGCCAGCAGACTGCCTTCGACTTCACCTCCCGCGTCATCGACTTCACTGTCCTCACTGAGGCGGACCCTGCAGCGG CCTTTGACGACCCCTCTGCCCTGGTGGTTCTGGCCGAGGAGGAGCTGGTGGTGATTGACCTGCAGGCGGCTGGCTGGCCCCCCGTGCAGCCTCCCTACCTGGCCTCCCTGCACTGCTCCGCCATCACCTGCTCCCACCACGTCTCCAACATCCCCCTGAAGCTGTGGGAGCGCATCGTTGCCGCGGGCAGCCAGCAGCACACGCACTTCTCCACCATG GAGTGGCCCATTGATGGTGGCACCAGTctggccccagcccctccccagaggGACCTGCTGCTCACGGG GCACGAGGACGGCACGGTGCGGTTCTGGGACGCCTCCGGCGTGTGCTTACGACTGCTCTACAAGCTGAGCACCGTCCGGGTGTTCCTCACCGACACAGACCCCAGCGACAGCCTCAATGTCCAGGGCGAGGATGAGTGGCCCCCACTCCGCAAG GTGGGCTCCTTCGACCCCTACAGTGATGATCCCAGGCTGGGCGTCCAGAAGATCTTCCTCTGCAAATACAGCGGCTACCTGGCTGTGGCCGGCACGGCGGGGCAG GTGCTGGTGCTGGAGCTGAACGACGAGGAGGCGGAGCACAGCGTGGCGCAGGTGGAGGCCGACCTGCTGCAGGACCAGGAGGGCTACCGCTGGAAGGGGCACGAGCGCCTGTGCGCCCGCCCGGGGCCCGTGCGTTTTGAGCCCGGCTTCCAGCCCTTCGTGCTGGTGCAGTGCCAGCCCCCGGCTGTGGTCACCTCCTTGGCCTTACACTCCGAGTGGCGGCTTGTGGCCTTCGGCACAAGTCATGGTTTTGGCCTCTTTGACCACCAGCAGCGGCGGCAGGTCTTTGTCAA atgCACGCTGCACCCCAGTGACCAGCTAGCTTTGGAGGGCCCACTGTCCCGTGTGAAGTCCCTGAAGAAGTCCCTGCGCCAGTCCTTCCGCCGGATACGTCGGAGCCGGGTGTCCAGCCGGAAGCGGCGGCCAGCTGGTCCCCCTGGAGAG GGACAGGAGGGGGCAGCCAGGCCGGAGCGCGCAGGGGTGCAGAGCATGGAGCTGGCTCCGGTACAGCGCAGGATCGAGGCCCGCTCGGCGGAGGATTCCTTCACGGGATTCGTCCGGACCCTCTACTTCGCTGACACCTACCTGAGGGACA gggaggaaactgaggcttccaGAGTTTGCCAGCTTGACCTTGGAGTCACACAGGTAGTGAGAGGCAAGGCCAGGACGTAA